The following are encoded in a window of Thunnus albacares chromosome 9, fThuAlb1.1, whole genome shotgun sequence genomic DNA:
- the tmem161a gene encoding transmembrane protein 161A encodes MALMGIQLVVSLLAASIMQRMAPHYSFARWLLCNGSLFRFKHPSEGELCALAGKQMPKQNRRDRRQNGESKPLTVPKDIDLHLDQAPINAMDALVLRFFLEYQWLVDFAVYATGVFLFTECYYSVVDASKEVNIGAIWCVLTVLFSLKTLHTLMSHYFRSEEGGERSVCLAFGFLSLLVAMLVLVVREDYLEFGLESGFSNLFDNMEIFAKQHGYAEWSIPVTKLTVKLGLAALCAYIGSLLAFPGLRLAQTHLDAVQMNSGRPFIQILLHMSFLSPVIVLVLWVKPIARDFLANAPMGKTTVTLVPSAVFDSVRLWIIVLLCVLRLALTRYHMQAYLNLAQKWVEQMKKEAGRIAAIDIQRKVTRVFCYLTVVTLQYLIPILLVLFSTLALKALGDFSWGAGAEETPGVTPALLVPTAAPVLPGSLDEDEEGMEDMEEDIQATVAHLSETFTALRSVLTPLFFRGFFAFLTWWVAACQVISSLFGIYFHQYLMNN; translated from the exons ATG GCGTTGATGGGAATTCAGCTGGTGGTCAGTTTGCTGGCTGCCAGCATTATGCAGAGGATGGCTCCACATTACTCATTTGCACGCTGGCTCCTTTGTAATGGCAG TCTGTTCCGGTTCAAACACCCGTCAGAAGGAGAGCTGTGTGCGCTGGCAGGGAAGCAGATGCCCAAACAGAACAGGAGAGACAG GAGACAGAACGGGGAGAGCAAGCCTCTCACTGTGCCCAAAGACATCGACCTTCACCTGGATCAAGCTCCAATCAACGCCATGGATGCCCTTG TGCTGCGGTTTTTCCTGGAGTAccagtggctggtagattttGCAGTCTATGCAACTGGTGTCTTCCTCTTCACCGAGTGTTACTACAGTGTGGTGGATGCCAGCAAAGAAGTTAATATTGGAGCCATCTGGTGTGTCTTGACCGTTCTCTTCAGTCT AAAGACCCTTCACACTCTGATGAGCCACTACTTTCGCTCAGAAGAGGGCGGCGAGCGCTCCGTGTGCCTCGCCTTTggctttctgtctctgctggtgGCCATGCTGGTGTTGGTGGTCAGAGAGGACTACCTGGAGTTCGGCTTGGAGTCTGGGTTTTCCAACCTCTTCGACAACATGGAGATCTTTGCCAAACAGCATGGCTATGCTGAGTGGTC AATCCCAGTGACCAAGCTGACAGTGAAGCTCGGTCTGGCTGCTCTCTGCGCTTACATCGGTTCTCTCCTGGCCTTCCCCGGACTGCGACTTGCTCAGACTCATCTCGATGCGGTACAGATGAACTCAGGTCGTCCATTCATCCA GATCCTGCTGCACATGAGTTTCCTTTCTCCAGTGATTGTTTTGGTTCTGTGGGTGAAACCTATTGCAAGGGACTTCCTGGCAAACGCACCCATGGGAAAGACCACTGTCACACT AGTACCCAGTGCAGTATTTGACAGCGTGCGTCTTTGGATCATCGTGCTTCTGTGTGTGCTGCGGCTTGCACTGACCCGCTACCACATGCAGGCCTACCTCAACCTGGCTCAGAAGTGGGTGGAGCAGATGAAGAAGGAGGCGGGACGTATCGCTGCCATTGATATTCAGAGAAAG GTCACACGTGTGTTTTGCTACCTGACTGTAGTTACTCTCCAATATCTGATTCCTATTCTGCTCGTCCTCTTCTCCACACTGGCCCTCAAGGCACTTG GGGACTTCTCCTGGGGGGCGGGCGCAGAGGAGACCCCCGGAGTGACACCAGCGTTGCTGGTGCCCACAGCGGCACCCGTGTTGCCCGGCAGTCtggatgaagatgaggagggGATGGAGGACATGGAGGAGGACATCCAGGCCACAGTAGCCCACCTGTCAGAGACCTTCACAGCACTGCGGTCCGTCCTCACTCCGCTCTTCTTCCGCGGCTTCTTCGCCTTCCTCACCTGGTGGGTGGCTGCCTGCCAGGTGATCAGCTCTCTGTTTGGCATCTACTTCCACCAGTACCTCATGAACAACTAA